A single genomic interval of Plodia interpunctella isolate USDA-ARS_2022_Savannah chromosome 14, ilPloInte3.2, whole genome shotgun sequence harbors:
- the LOC128675570 gene encoding uncharacterized protein LOC128675570 isoform X3 — translation MYVKKLSKRVFVINSAMADGQDETSADPMSDYLRLWGLEMYINLFKEHFIDAETLQMLSENDIKELIPVIGHRAKLTTQLKLLQEITSSETHNTHDDSIPASSNAINNLPILTDTTIHYEYIAESGLESNIQYEELPNLNTNGVYNTLSSCNEGKGLLLRYKENGLLNNAARRQLCHIIVSNELKDNPNKKVSSSRLYQLAFEINQVFKKESSAVYFTPFKSFNPRQKISAQGKLLDCYRQKRRDYIKSGIIVSEKHHSASPSTSSASNSPRLSTSTQEAIDLLETKDEDLEEKVLWLKNCMDPWSTVELYWEATAKYRLSLLTQSGISIDKYFQEFKALNQQGGLHLLLKDFNILYPDTDNKLYNNWNLIKPKIIENANKKADGVLKDLLKNCNADDEDSTDLVAFMTIPFLMNTNTIVKSKKCKGQQWRPSKQEVLDAFITHVKTAAEIDECITRRGEKLQKIGINLQPFIIVVGPSPK, via the exons atgtatgtaaaaaaacttagtaAACGTGTTTTCGTAATAAATAGTGCAATGGCAGACGGCCAGGACGAGACCTCCGCTGATCCTATGAGTGACTATTTGCGCTTATGGGGTCttgaaatgtacataaatttgttcaaag AACATTTTATAGATGCAGAGACACTTCAAATGTTGTCGGAGAATGACATAAAAGAATTGATACCTGTCATAGGACACAGAGCAAAATTGAcaacacaattaaaattattacaggaGATAACCTCATCAGAAACT cACAATACCCATGATGATAGCATCCCTGCATCATCAAATGCTATCAATAACTTGCCAATCCTTACTGATACCACCATACACTATGAGTATATTGCTGAATCTGGACTTGAATCAAATATACAGTATGAGGAACTACCAAacttaaatacaaat GGAGTATACAACACTTTGAGTTCATGTAATGAAGGAAAAGGACTACTTCTTCGCTACAAAGAAAATGGATTACTGAATAATGCGGCAAGAAGACAACTTTGCCATATAATTGTATCCAACGAACTTAAAGATAACcccaacaaaaaagtttctaGTTCAAGACTGTATCAATTGGCATTTGAAATTAATCAAGTTTTTAAGAAAGAAAGTTCTGCAGTGTATTTTACACCATTTAAATCATTCAACCCTCGTCAGAAAATTTCAGCACAAGGCAAACTACTTGATTGTTATAGACAAAAAAGACgtgattatataaaatcagGCATTATAGTTTCTGAAAAACATCACTCAGCATCACCATCCACCTCAAGTGCCTCGAATTCACCCCGGCTCAGTACAAGCACACAAGAGGCCATTGACCTGTTGGAAACAAAGGATGAAGATCTTGAAGAAAAAGTTTTATGGCTTAAAAACTGTATGGATCCATGGTCAACAGTAGAGTTGTATTGGGAAGCCACAGCCAAGTATAGACTAAGCCTCTTGACACAGAGTGGTATTTCTATAGACAAATACTTTCAAGAATTTAAGGCCCTTAATCAGCAAGGAGGTCTGCATTTG ttattaAAAGACTTCAACATTTTGTACCCAGATACTGACAACAAATTGTACAATAAttggaatttaattaaacccaaaattattgaaaatgcaAATAAGAAAGCTGATGGAGTATTGAAGGACctattaaaaaattgcaatg CAGATGACGAGGACTCTACTGACTTGGTGGCTTTTATGACAATACCATTTCTAATGAACACAAACACaattgtaaaatcaaagaaatGTAAAGGACAACAATGGCGGCCATCTAAACAGGAAGTTCTCGATGCTTTTATCACCCATGTGAAAACTGCAGCTGAAATTGACGAATGTATCACAAGAAGAGGtgaaaaactacaaaaaataggAATTAACTTGCAACCATTTATCATAGTGGTAGGACCATCAccgaaataa
- the LOC128675570 gene encoding uncharacterized protein LOC128675570 isoform X1: protein MYVKKLSKRVFVINSAMADGQDETSADPMSDYLRLWGLEMYINLFKEHFIDAETLQMLSENDIKELIPVIGHRAKLTTQLKLLQEITSSETHNTHDDSIPASSNAINNLPILTDTTIHYEYIAESGLESNIQYEELPNLNTNGVYNTLSSCNEGKGLLLRYKENGLLNNAARRQLCHIIVSNELKDNPNKKVSSSRLYQLAFEINQVFKKESSAVYFTPFKSFNPRQKISAQGKLLDCYRQKRRDYIKSGIIVSEKHHSASPSTSSASNSPRLSTSTQEAIDLLETKDEDLEEKVLWLKNCMDPWSTVELYWEATAKYRLSLLTQSGISIDKYFQEFKALNQQGGLHLLLKDFNILYPDTDNKLYNNWNLIKPKIIENANKKADGVLKDLLKNCNDDEDSTDLVAFMTIPFLMNTNTIVKSKKCKGQQWRPSKQEVLDAFITHVKTAAEIDECITRRGEKLQKIGINLQPFIIVVGPSPK, encoded by the exons atgtatgtaaaaaaacttagtaAACGTGTTTTCGTAATAAATAGTGCAATGGCAGACGGCCAGGACGAGACCTCCGCTGATCCTATGAGTGACTATTTGCGCTTATGGGGTCttgaaatgtacataaatttgttcaaag AACATTTTATAGATGCAGAGACACTTCAAATGTTGTCGGAGAATGACATAAAAGAATTGATACCTGTCATAGGACACAGAGCAAAATTGAcaacacaattaaaattattacaggaGATAACCTCATCAGAAACT cACAATACCCATGATGATAGCATCCCTGCATCATCAAATGCTATCAATAACTTGCCAATCCTTACTGATACCACCATACACTATGAGTATATTGCTGAATCTGGACTTGAATCAAATATACAGTATGAGGAACTACCAAacttaaatacaaat GGAGTATACAACACTTTGAGTTCATGTAATGAAGGAAAAGGACTACTTCTTCGCTACAAAGAAAATGGATTACTGAATAATGCGGCAAGAAGACAACTTTGCCATATAATTGTATCCAACGAACTTAAAGATAACcccaacaaaaaagtttctaGTTCAAGACTGTATCAATTGGCATTTGAAATTAATCAAGTTTTTAAGAAAGAAAGTTCTGCAGTGTATTTTACACCATTTAAATCATTCAACCCTCGTCAGAAAATTTCAGCACAAGGCAAACTACTTGATTGTTATAGACAAAAAAGACgtgattatataaaatcagGCATTATAGTTTCTGAAAAACATCACTCAGCATCACCATCCACCTCAAGTGCCTCGAATTCACCCCGGCTCAGTACAAGCACACAAGAGGCCATTGACCTGTTGGAAACAAAGGATGAAGATCTTGAAGAAAAAGTTTTATGGCTTAAAAACTGTATGGATCCATGGTCAACAGTAGAGTTGTATTGGGAAGCCACAGCCAAGTATAGACTAAGCCTCTTGACACAGAGTGGTATTTCTATAGACAAATACTTTCAAGAATTTAAGGCCCTTAATCAGCAAGGAGGTCTGCATTTG ttattaAAAGACTTCAACATTTTGTACCCAGATACTGACAACAAATTGTACAATAAttggaatttaattaaacccaaaattattgaaaatgcaAATAAGAAAGCTGATGGAGTATTGAAGGACctattaaaaaattgcaatg ATGACGAGGACTCTACTGACTTGGTGGCTTTTATGACAATACCATTTCTAATGAACACAAACACaattgtaaaatcaaagaaatGTAAAGGACAACAATGGCGGCCATCTAAACAGGAAGTTCTCGATGCTTTTATCACCCATGTGAAAACTGCAGCTGAAATTGACGAATGTATCACAAGAAGAGGtgaaaaactacaaaaaataggAATTAACTTGCAACCATTTATCATAGTGGTAGGACCATCAccgaaataa
- the LOC128675570 gene encoding uncharacterized protein LOC128675570 isoform X2, producing the protein MYVKKLSKRVFVINSAMADGQDETSADPMSDYLRLWGLEMYINLFKDAETLQMLSENDIKELIPVIGHRAKLTTQLKLLQEITSSETHNTHDDSIPASSNAINNLPILTDTTIHYEYIAESGLESNIQYEELPNLNTNGVYNTLSSCNEGKGLLLRYKENGLLNNAARRQLCHIIVSNELKDNPNKKVSSSRLYQLAFEINQVFKKESSAVYFTPFKSFNPRQKISAQGKLLDCYRQKRRDYIKSGIIVSEKHHSASPSTSSASNSPRLSTSTQEAIDLLETKDEDLEEKVLWLKNCMDPWSTVELYWEATAKYRLSLLTQSGISIDKYFQEFKALNQQGGLHLLLKDFNILYPDTDNKLYNNWNLIKPKIIENANKKADGVLKDLLKNCNADDEDSTDLVAFMTIPFLMNTNTIVKSKKCKGQQWRPSKQEVLDAFITHVKTAAEIDECITRRGEKLQKIGINLQPFIIVVGPSPK; encoded by the exons atgtatgtaaaaaaacttagtaAACGTGTTTTCGTAATAAATAGTGCAATGGCAGACGGCCAGGACGAGACCTCCGCTGATCCTATGAGTGACTATTTGCGCTTATGGGGTCttgaaatgtacataaatttgttcaaag ATGCAGAGACACTTCAAATGTTGTCGGAGAATGACATAAAAGAATTGATACCTGTCATAGGACACAGAGCAAAATTGAcaacacaattaaaattattacaggaGATAACCTCATCAGAAACT cACAATACCCATGATGATAGCATCCCTGCATCATCAAATGCTATCAATAACTTGCCAATCCTTACTGATACCACCATACACTATGAGTATATTGCTGAATCTGGACTTGAATCAAATATACAGTATGAGGAACTACCAAacttaaatacaaat GGAGTATACAACACTTTGAGTTCATGTAATGAAGGAAAAGGACTACTTCTTCGCTACAAAGAAAATGGATTACTGAATAATGCGGCAAGAAGACAACTTTGCCATATAATTGTATCCAACGAACTTAAAGATAACcccaacaaaaaagtttctaGTTCAAGACTGTATCAATTGGCATTTGAAATTAATCAAGTTTTTAAGAAAGAAAGTTCTGCAGTGTATTTTACACCATTTAAATCATTCAACCCTCGTCAGAAAATTTCAGCACAAGGCAAACTACTTGATTGTTATAGACAAAAAAGACgtgattatataaaatcagGCATTATAGTTTCTGAAAAACATCACTCAGCATCACCATCCACCTCAAGTGCCTCGAATTCACCCCGGCTCAGTACAAGCACACAAGAGGCCATTGACCTGTTGGAAACAAAGGATGAAGATCTTGAAGAAAAAGTTTTATGGCTTAAAAACTGTATGGATCCATGGTCAACAGTAGAGTTGTATTGGGAAGCCACAGCCAAGTATAGACTAAGCCTCTTGACACAGAGTGGTATTTCTATAGACAAATACTTTCAAGAATTTAAGGCCCTTAATCAGCAAGGAGGTCTGCATTTG ttattaAAAGACTTCAACATTTTGTACCCAGATACTGACAACAAATTGTACAATAAttggaatttaattaaacccaaaattattgaaaatgcaAATAAGAAAGCTGATGGAGTATTGAAGGACctattaaaaaattgcaatg CAGATGACGAGGACTCTACTGACTTGGTGGCTTTTATGACAATACCATTTCTAATGAACACAAACACaattgtaaaatcaaagaaatGTAAAGGACAACAATGGCGGCCATCTAAACAGGAAGTTCTCGATGCTTTTATCACCCATGTGAAAACTGCAGCTGAAATTGACGAATGTATCACAAGAAGAGGtgaaaaactacaaaaaataggAATTAACTTGCAACCATTTATCATAGTGGTAGGACCATCAccgaaataa
- the LOC128675570 gene encoding uncharacterized protein LOC128675570 isoform X4 gives MLSENDIKELIPVIGHRAKLTTQLKLLQEITSSETHNTHDDSIPASSNAINNLPILTDTTIHYEYIAESGLESNIQYEELPNLNTNGVYNTLSSCNEGKGLLLRYKENGLLNNAARRQLCHIIVSNELKDNPNKKVSSSRLYQLAFEINQVFKKESSAVYFTPFKSFNPRQKISAQGKLLDCYRQKRRDYIKSGIIVSEKHHSASPSTSSASNSPRLSTSTQEAIDLLETKDEDLEEKVLWLKNCMDPWSTVELYWEATAKYRLSLLTQSGISIDKYFQEFKALNQQGGLHLLLKDFNILYPDTDNKLYNNWNLIKPKIIENANKKADGVLKDLLKNCNADDEDSTDLVAFMTIPFLMNTNTIVKSKKCKGQQWRPSKQEVLDAFITHVKTAAEIDECITRRGEKLQKIGINLQPFIIVVGPSPK, from the exons ATGTTGTCGGAGAATGACATAAAAGAATTGATACCTGTCATAGGACACAGAGCAAAATTGAcaacacaattaaaattattacaggaGATAACCTCATCAGAAACT cACAATACCCATGATGATAGCATCCCTGCATCATCAAATGCTATCAATAACTTGCCAATCCTTACTGATACCACCATACACTATGAGTATATTGCTGAATCTGGACTTGAATCAAATATACAGTATGAGGAACTACCAAacttaaatacaaat GGAGTATACAACACTTTGAGTTCATGTAATGAAGGAAAAGGACTACTTCTTCGCTACAAAGAAAATGGATTACTGAATAATGCGGCAAGAAGACAACTTTGCCATATAATTGTATCCAACGAACTTAAAGATAACcccaacaaaaaagtttctaGTTCAAGACTGTATCAATTGGCATTTGAAATTAATCAAGTTTTTAAGAAAGAAAGTTCTGCAGTGTATTTTACACCATTTAAATCATTCAACCCTCGTCAGAAAATTTCAGCACAAGGCAAACTACTTGATTGTTATAGACAAAAAAGACgtgattatataaaatcagGCATTATAGTTTCTGAAAAACATCACTCAGCATCACCATCCACCTCAAGTGCCTCGAATTCACCCCGGCTCAGTACAAGCACACAAGAGGCCATTGACCTGTTGGAAACAAAGGATGAAGATCTTGAAGAAAAAGTTTTATGGCTTAAAAACTGTATGGATCCATGGTCAACAGTAGAGTTGTATTGGGAAGCCACAGCCAAGTATAGACTAAGCCTCTTGACACAGAGTGGTATTTCTATAGACAAATACTTTCAAGAATTTAAGGCCCTTAATCAGCAAGGAGGTCTGCATTTG ttattaAAAGACTTCAACATTTTGTACCCAGATACTGACAACAAATTGTACAATAAttggaatttaattaaacccaaaattattgaaaatgcaAATAAGAAAGCTGATGGAGTATTGAAGGACctattaaaaaattgcaatg CAGATGACGAGGACTCTACTGACTTGGTGGCTTTTATGACAATACCATTTCTAATGAACACAAACACaattgtaaaatcaaagaaatGTAAAGGACAACAATGGCGGCCATCTAAACAGGAAGTTCTCGATGCTTTTATCACCCATGTGAAAACTGCAGCTGAAATTGACGAATGTATCACAAGAAGAGGtgaaaaactacaaaaaataggAATTAACTTGCAACCATTTATCATAGTGGTAGGACCATCAccgaaataa